A genomic window from Triticum urartu cultivar G1812 chromosome 7, Tu2.1, whole genome shotgun sequence includes:
- the LOC125524803 gene encoding peptidyl-prolyl cis-trans isomerase CYP71, giving the protein MATTSESTANSTVTSATADGGTEREQEHGNAATAAPAVVQQEEEGEELIGPGPAPARQRQKRPLQFEQAFLDALPSAAMYEKSYMHRDVVTHVAVSPADFFITGSADGHLKFWKKKPSGIEFAKHFRSHLSPIEGLAVSVDGLLCCTISNDRSVKIYDVVNYDMMFMMRLPFVPGAIEWVYRQGDVKPKLAVSDRNTSYVHIYDTHSGSNDPIISKEIHAGPVKVMKYNHAQDVVISADAKGLLEYWSPSTLKFPEDAVNFRLKTDTNLFELAKCKTSVSAIEVSNDGTQFVVTSPDRRIRVFWFKTGKLRRVYDESLEVAQDLQKSDVPLYHLDAIDFGRRMAVEKEIEKTENVPQPNAVFDESCNFLIYATLLGIKVVNLHTNKVPRILGKVENNERFLRIALYQGDKGNKKVRKIPSIAANVNDTKEPLSDPTLLCCAFKKHRIYTFSRREPEEPEDATKGRDVFNEKPPPEELLSVSELGKTATTSLPDNLVFHTSMGDIHLRLYPEECPKTVENFTTHCRNGYYDNLIFHRVIKGFMVQTGDPLGDGTGGQSIWGREFEDEFHKSLRHDRPFTLSMANAGPNTNGSQFFITTVATPWLDNKHTVFGRVVKGMDVVQQIEKVKTDKNDKPYQDVKILNVTVPKT; this is encoded by the exons TGGTGcagcaggaggaggagggggaagagTTGATCGGTCCGGGCCCCGCGCCGGCGCGGCAGCGGCAGAAGCGCCCGCTCCAGTTCGAGCAGGCTTTCCTCGACGCCCTCCCCTCCGCCGCCAT GTACGAGAAGAGTTATATGCATAGGGACGTCGTCACGCACGTCGCCGTTTCCCCCGCTGACTTCTTCATTACCGGGAGCGCAGATG GACATCTGAAATTCTGGAAGAAGAAGCCCAGTGGAATTGAATTTGCTAAACATTTTCGGTCTCATCTCAGTCCTATCGAAGGCTTAGCT GTCAGTGTTGATGGCTTACTTTGCTGCACGATCTCTAACGACCGGTCTGTCAAGATATATGATGTTGTAAACTATGACATGATGTTCATGATGCGCCTCCCGTTTGTCCCTGGGGCGATTGAGTGGGTTTATCGGCAGGGTGATGTTAAACCGAAACTTGCTGTTAGTGACCGGAATACATCTTATGTTCACATATATGACACTCATTCTGGTTCAAATGATCCCATCATCTCCAAAGAG ATTCATGCTGGCCCTGTAAAAGTTATGAAATATAACCATGCCCAGGATGTTGTGATATCTGCTGATGCCAAAGGACTCTTGGAGTATTGGTCTCCATCTACCCTTAAGTTTCCAGAGGATGC GGTGAATTTTCGTTTAAAAACAGATACAAATCTATTTGAACTTGCAAAATGCAAGACTAGTGTGTCTGCCATTGAG GTGAGCAACGATGGCACTCAATTTGTGGTCACGTCCCCTGACCGCAGGATAAGGGTATTTTGGTTCAAAACTGGTAAGTTAAGACGCGTGTATGATGAGTCCCTTGAG GTGGCACAAGATCTTCAGAAAAGTGATGTTCCGTTGTATCATCTTGATGCTATTGATTTTGGGAGAAGAATGGCTGTCGAGAAGGAAATAGAAAAGACAGAAAATGTTCCTCAACCTAATGCTGTATTCGATGAGAGCTGCAACTTCCTTATTTATGCCACCCTTTTGGGCATAAAG GTTGTAAATTTGCACACAAATAAGGTTCCCCGTATCCTGGGGAAGGTAGAGAACAATGAGAGGTTTCTGAGAATTGCTCTATACCAAGGCGACAAAGGCAACAAGAAGGTTAGGAAAATCCCTTCAATAGCTGCTAATGTCAATGACACGAAGGAGCCTTTGTCAGACCCTACTCTGTTATGTTGTGCCTTCAAGAAACACCGAATATATACCTTTAG TCGTAGAGAACCTGAAGAGCCTGAAGATGCCACTAAGGGTAGGGATGTTTTCAATGAAAAACCCCCACCAGAAGAACTTTTGTCTGTATCAGAATTAGGGAAGACTGCTACGACATCACTACCTGACAATTTG GTGTTTCATACTTCAATGGGTGATATTCACTTGAGACTATATCCAGAAGAGTGTCCAAAAACTGTGGAAAATTTCACTACTCACTGCCGAAATGGTTATTATGATAATCTCATATTTCATCGCGTAATTAAAGGATTCATGGTCCAGACTGGGGATCCTTTGGGGGATGGTACTGGTGGGCAATCAATCTGGGGCAGGGAGTTTGAAGATGAATTCCACAAAAG CTTGAGACATGACAGGCCATTTACACTTTCAATGGCTAACGCGGGACCAAATACTAATGGTTCTCAATTCTTTATCACCACTGTGGCTACTCCATGGCTAGATAACAAACATACAGTGTTTGGTAGAGTTGTGAAAGGGATGGATGTTGTTCAG CAAATTGAGAAGGTCAAGACGGACAAGAATGACAAGCCATATCAGGATGTGAAGATCTTGAATGTTACAGTTCCCAAGACATAA